TACCAATACCTCTGCtgcacatcatcatcatcatcatcatcatcaacatcaagaTCAACATCAACCCCATCAATGTCACAACCAGAGAGAGGgagaaaagagaaggagaaatGAAGAGTAGTACTTTGAGAGCGGAAGAGGAAGTGGGATGGAGGAGGCGCGCGGAGATGGAATCGGGAGCAACGGCAGAGCGGGCCATGGAGGAAGCGTTGGCGAGCGTGGAGTGGTCTTATTAGTGCTTGCGGGATATGAAGATATAAGGTTAGCGATGAGGGAGATAACTGATAAGGAGTTCTGATTTCCATGTGGGTCCCTTTTTTCAAAATCCACACTTCatatacaaattattattatttaatttttttaaatttatttgtacaTAGAAATCTCACAAAGCCCAATAATTGCGTCCTAATTGCAAATATGTGTTTATGCCCGCCATCGTTTAAAACATTACCGTGTGTTACACGTTAATTtgggaaaaataattataattaaaattgtaaaactaataatattatGTATGTTTACGTGCAACGACCCTTGGGTCAATTGGTACTAAATTTTTTATGTAGGGCTTTCATTTTTCGATAGAGTGTGACTCTTCTAATTCAATCCTTGCCAACGCAAGATGAGGCGTTAATGGCGTAGAGTGTGGCTCCCTCACGCCTGCCTCTTAATTAACCGTTTGTcgtctttttttcaaaatcattgTATGTTAAtagtaaatatgtttttaaatgtgCGAACAATAATTGCATAATGCATGTATAGTAgtaactaaatttttatttagactaTTTTATATGAGATGACATCACcctttcatatataaaaaaattattacataaattCTCACACACCCCGCACAATAGCAATCATAGATTCATAGCAATGGTTGAATCATCTGCAGCCTGCAGGGGCACCTTTAGAATTTTAATCCCCAGATGACATACATTTCCAAATACCCTCAATGTTTCTACACAACAAAGCTCAATAACTGCATGTTAATAACAAGGCCTATGTTTTTCAATGTTTCTAAATAATTATGTACTAATAGTACAATATTAACGTGCATCAATCTTTTCAGAATTATTTTCAACATTTGCAtcttttccaaataattttcaacATTTCCACTTATAAATTTCTACTGTTGCTTGAAAATTTAGGTAAAATTACATACTAATAGTACAATATTAATGCAtaactttttcaaaataatttactGTTGCTTGGaaatttagggaaaattacatGTCCCCCCAACCCAATGTTTCTACGTCACGAAGCTCAATAATTGCGTGCTAATAGTAAATATATGTACTACATTCCTGTGCACCAATGTTTTCCACATAATTTTCAACATTTCTACTCATAACTTTGCTTAAAATTTTCTGGAAAAATACATGTCAGGCCAAGCTCGCAACCGTACATAGAGAGTAAGCACAAAATAAAGATGCATAAATATGAACCCTGTTATTAagaaatgattattatttttttttaaaaaaaataaacctttACTACCACTTATAAACATGCGACAGATGGCAACGGATGGGAGGGAAAATATAAGGCCGCGACATGTATAAAGAACCAaaagtaataatgataataataaatcaattatcCTGATACTCCTGCAGGCCTATCAAATACAGCAACTACGTTCAATAGAGACTACCAACACCAGCATGCCATATCAATCTCTGAAGAGCAAGAAAATGGGAAGAACCGAAGTAAATGACCACAATACTATCAATATGCATTCAGAATTGCAGAAGAAACAGAGAAGCTGAAATCATAAACATAACATGATGCGAGACGACAATTCCACACCATTCAAACAAGATAGGTACCGCAGACAttgaactaaaataaaataatcagtGCAGTCAAGGTTGATACCAATCCTCTACATGCAGATTCACAAATGTGAAAGATATCAGCAAGTGTAACATATGGGAGGTAATCAGATTCAACAGTTTATCCTAATTATTTCCATACGGACAGAAATTCAAAACCTGCCATTTCCCGTAACgtaaagaagaaaacaaggactaaaaagaatttgataatgaattttttttttcagttcaaattaaaattgcatTCTATGAATAGCACTCAGAGAAGTGCACCTCCACTAAAACCAAATCTTCTTCCATTAGGGTTTGAGCACAAGGGAAAGACCAACCTTCGAGCCCTTCTCAATTGACTTAGTGTCCACCTCCCCAGACAATGTTATGAGCGATTTGGGCCTCCACTCATGCTGGATGAGAGCACTAGCCTTACCATAGTTATTAATTCGCGCCTTAACAATAGTCTGAGGGTCCAGTGCATGTTGTGTCCCAAAAGTCATAGTGTTCTCATTGCTGGAGAAGCTGTGGGTAATTTCACCCCCAACAGCGGTGCTCAACAATGGATTGATCAAATGATAATATGAAGCAGTCAGACTATCTCCATTGTTGTTCCTGTGGGCCAAAATCATTTTTCCCCAGTCAAGGCATACAGTAATGATACCAAACTTTGCATTCAAGGGGTCAACATGATAAATTTGGATTTTCAAAAATCACTCACAAGGCTATGGAGGCAATGAGATCAACATTGGTAAAACTCACTGCACTGTTATATTTGGTGAAATTCCCGGTGGCGGTATCAAATGCTACATCCACGCCAGTAGCAAAAGTATTAGTTCCAATAACACCAGATAGGTTCAGTAGGGGGTTCCGAGTCAACCCAATAGCAGCATTGACTCCTGCATAATCATGGAGGTACTGCAGTTCAGCCTgaaatcacaacaaaaataGAATGACACCATAAATAGCCAAACAAGAAATATAAGACACACgatgtagaaaaaaaaaatggttctGTTTACCTTTCCGGACTTTTGATCTGGTACAACAAAACTGCAGATTGTTTTCAACCCAGGAGTAGCGACATCATTGGCGGTAACAGTTGTTAAAAGCTaacaaaaaacaccaaatattaATCAACAATAGACTCTTAGGTCACATAGTTTTGAGAAAAAAGCTAACAAATGAATAGCTCAATCAATGCATTAGAAGTAGAACAGTTAGTAGTGAGatgatattaattaaacaaaaacctgTAGATAAAATCAGTTCGATCAAGTTAATTCATGCATCATAAAACTgcattaacatataatataGGACAAGAACGCATTGGATCAGGACTTTACAATTATCcgctacaaaaaaaaattggcacATGCTATACACACATGAAAGTCCATGCAAAATAAGGTCAACCTTCCAGCACATGGTTTAGTCTTGGATGCATGCGATGCATGCCAAACAACTCAAGAATCCTCCAAGATACATTTTTCTTGGTTGCGTTTGGAATTTAAAAAGATCAAGAACACATGTGGTAAGGCACATAAAAAAAAGGTGGCAAAAGATATTTGATCAAATGAAGGTAGAGATGAATATAAGGAAAGCAGATGTAAATCGATTATGAAACAGAAGCTTTAATGAGTCAGCCtaagaagaaaatataaagcCCCGAATGATGTAGCTTATACCCTCTTGCATATTCCTTATGTAATCTATTGCAATTCACATAATAGTGACAAAGCAAACATGCATTTGAACATTGAATGGTAAGCCATAGAAATCGGAATATCATAACCTCGAGAAGAAAAATAGCTCAGATAGACCAAAAAAGACTTGCACAGATATTGTTATTTGTGCATATTACAACAGTCCCAAACTGCATAATCAATTAAACTTTCTGTTCTATGGGTCACAAACAACTCCTGAATAAAGTATCTTACATGATGAACATACACTAATTAAAATCTTGTGTAAACATGTAAATCAGTTTTTTCATTTCTGGATGAAGTCAAATGGCTCTGATCTCCCCTATGACGTAAAAGTGACCCAGAAATTAGGGCAAAATATTTGCAACAAACATTACGAAATATATTACTGCCCATGATTGGTTaattatttgtttcaaaataaattgGCACGGTGGGATTTAAGATACACTTACACTAGAGTCTGAGTTTGCCTTGACATCAACTGTCACATACTTGTTCTTCAGTTGAGTTTGGATCTCGCCAAAAATTAGGTCACTTTTCTTTGTCCCGGAAGCTGTAATAGCCTGCagatcaaacaaaaaattagaaaagataCTAACGTTTAACCAATTCACATGGCAAAAGGGCTTAGATAGGAACTCATCAAGAGAAGGGAAGATGGCAATGACATATATTAATTGACATTTTACGCCATTGCCACTATGTGAAAACCACAAAGTCTTCATATTACTCCCCTTATCATGTTCCCTAATGCAAAGCAATAAGCAAACAAAAGAACATGACATTATAAGAAGGTTAAAATGGGCAGGTCCTGAATCAATTTGCAGTGAATACATAATCCCATATCATCATACCTTAACAGTATTACATGACAAGATTTTTATGTTCATTAGAAATCTTCACATAAGATGCCACCAATTGTGACCACACTTATAGCAACTTCATAGCATGTCAAGAATTCATCCTATATCAGAATATACTGAAAAAATCCTACAAGGCATAATATAAGTTAACATAGGATGCTGAATACAGCAATGTGAGTCATCACAAGGTATaaatccatattttccccatacCCAATCATAAAATTGAGCCTTCCAAAGGATAAGCATGAGAATGGCagttaataaaagaaaattttcaaaaagttATCAACCAACACAACAAAATACTCGATACAAGCCATACATAAGGTACTAAAATATCCTCTTCTCAAGCAAATGATCAGAGAAGAAATGTAGAGAATAAAATTTTGCTCTGTTAGCAACAATTCATTAATTAGTTTTGCAAGAAGAAGCCTAAGTGACAAGGTGATTTAACTAAAAACAGGCACTGGGGAAGTCTTCCAAATTGTGGAGAACCAAAACAAGAAATATAAGCAATTTTCAGAGGGTGGGTCTCTTTAAACTTGCAATATCCATAAGCTAGTCCAGCAATATCCAAGCCTCGCTCAACTAATAAGTAACAATAGGCTAATTGCCACAATATATATTTGCAATTTTGCACAAACAGGATAAGAACCACATCCAGAAAAATCCTTAATTGTGTATCAATTACTATTGAAGAATATTTAATTACTACTTCTATAAATGTTATCACTTCAGACATATTTAACATCAAGGAATACAATTTATCTATGATAATATTAATCCAAATGATAAATTCCAACCAGCGATCCCAGATTCCTCAACACCATTCCTCATATAATTTGCAGCAGAGAAATCACTCTATTCATTCCAGCATTCCGATCACACAACTGGATAATAATCACAACCATTAACACACAATGCAACACAGCACCATTTCGCAAACATAATAGTCAAGAAATTACTTCTaatcatacaaaataaaaaccgtTTTCATGTCAAAATGTACAAAACCACTCTCATCcccaaaaacaataatcaagaGAAGGTCAAGAGCCAGAAAATCAAACCAAGAAACCGTAAAAATGAATGGAAAAATTAGAAAGGAGAAGCTTACAAATCCATTAGGGGTGCAGGTTGTGAGAGTGAACTTCTGATCAGTCTGGTAATCCTTGTAGAGAAGATCTACAACCAAACCCAAgccaaaaaaattcagaaaaaaacacaaaatcgaAGAAAAACAACATAGACAAACCAAAGAAGCATCAACCTCTGGCCTTCTTCCCGATTTCGGAGTAGAGCCCAGGCCCCATCGTCATGGCTTCGATCGCAACCGCGCGCAGGAAacagagagagacagagagagagagagagagagagagagagagagtactTGGGCGAGGGGAAATGGAGGGgttatatatatggaaatttGTTGGTCTCCGATCTCGAGGAGTAATCATGGCCGTTGGATTTGATGGCTTGCGATCGATGGCAGTGGCGTCACTGGCGTGTCTACCGTGCGATTTAAATTCCATTCATTAAGATTGGTGCTTCTGGCCGATTTATTCGATTAGGACCGTTCGATTTCTCTGGCTCTCCGTGATTGAACAAGTGGCTGTGGGACCCACTGAAACAGCTTGGCCCGATATGTGACACGTGGTCCGAATTTGAAGGCATCTAGAAGGTTTATTCTTTTCCGAGATTCTCACGACTCGTTTCCGAGATAttgggttttttaaaatttaaacgaTGTTTTGCATATACCacccttatcttttatatattaaatggaGTTTCCCTATGTaaatttacatataattttaaaaaaaaaataaaccacaatGATTAATATGGAGAAAgttataaagaaaatattaaggaaaaagtaaaaaagaattatttttccACTAATATAAATGCGTAGATACAATTTAAGCAAAACTTAttatactaaaaaataataaggaactaaaaataaattaaaatagaacttttttttaaaatggtgtCAAACTCTATCATCCGTATAAAACTCTTAATAACCCACATAAACAATCttattattaatgaattttGAAAGATATCaagtattaaattaatcataaaacttttaaattaaaataattcattggAATTATCAACAACCCAAAGTCACTTTTACAACATGTTTAAAAGTAAACAAGCAGCATATATAGAAATTGCTTACAACTTCCTAAACTAATTCGCTTATTTAGACGTGAAATTTATCGATtcttgtgtgtgttttttttaatatttttaatcataaaaagaGAGGGGAAAATGCAACAAAACGAAACCGCgcaatatgtttttataaaaaaaaaaaaatgaatttgcaTGACaattgacaaaataaataatcatccaATTAATTTTGTAAGACAAAATCGGATGGTGGAAATTCAATCCAAGGATAAAAGTAAAGGAATAAACGGTTAGGATCTAAATCCATGCATGAAATTCATGACTTCTTCTTCCCTTCGCCGACGCTTGAGGACATCCATTTCCTTGGTTTAATGGACTCTCTTGCTTCTCGCCATGAAGACCATTCCAACCACAATTAATGCCTTCAACTTTCCTTCTATAAGTTAACCAACCTTATTCTTTACTTCTCCATTAATATTCATACAAAATTCATCAATCAAATGTAAGTGTTTCAGTTTCTATTctttatttccttcttcttattattattaattattattgttataattatataCTATAGTTAAAACAGATGGAAGGGGAAGgacatgagaagaagaaaaaggataaGAAGGATAAGAAGGATAAGATTAAAGATATGGATTCAACTAAGTTAAGAGAAAAACTAGAGAAACTTGATGCCAAGATTGATGCTTTGAGAGAGAAGAAGGAAGCACTGGTTCCTCAGCTTCAAACGGCCTCTGATGGTTGCGCCAGCGCTGATAATGCCGCTGAGAATGCCGGAGAGGCAAACAAGATAATGCAACAAATAGAGAAGATTGATGCAAAGATGGATGATCTCAGAGCTAAAAAGGAGACTATTATTATGAGGATTAGAGAGATTGATGAACCTGCTGGAACTGGTTCTCATaatgt
The Dioscorea cayenensis subsp. rotundata cultivar TDr96_F1 unplaced genomic scaffold, TDr96_F1_v2_PseudoChromosome.rev07_lg8_w22 25.fasta BLBR01000479.1, whole genome shotgun sequence DNA segment above includes these coding regions:
- the LOC120254534 gene encoding mitochondrial outer membrane porin-like, whose translation is MTMGPGLYSEIGKKARDLLYKDYQTDQKFTLTTCTPNGFAITASGTKKSDLIFGEIQTQLKNKYVTVDVKANSDSSLLTTVTANDVATPGLKTICSFVVPDQKSGKAELQYLHDYAGVNAAIGLTRNPLLNLSGVIGTNTFATGVDVAFDTATGNFTKYNSAVSFTNVDLIASIALNNNGDSLTASYYHLINPLLSTAVGGEITHSFSSNENTMTFGTQHALDPQTIVKARINNYGKASALIQHEWRPKSLITLSGEVDTKSIEKGSKVGLSLVLKP